Below is a genomic region from Candidatus Thermoplasmatota archaeon.
TGCGATCCAGAAGCGCAGAGCGTCGCTACCGTGCTGGGAGAGGATCTCGTCCGGGTCGATGACGTTGCCAAGCGACTTCGACATCTTGCGCCCCTGCTCGTCCATGCCAAGCCCCGTGATCCACGCGTGGGAGAACGCCGGGCGGTCGAACAGGAGGTGGCTCTTGAGGGCCGTGTAGTGGAGCCACGTCCGCACGATGTCCCGCCCCTGGGGGCGAAGCGTCGTGGGGAAGTTGCGGGCGAAGAAGTCCGGATCGTTGTGCCAGTGCGTGACGTACAGGTTGCTGATCGACGAGTCCATCCACGTGTCGAAGACCTTCTCCTCGCCCACGAAGGCGCCGGCGCCGCGCGCGCCGCAGGCGCGGCAGCCCTTCTCCGCGATCTCCGGCGGGGCCGGCTCCTTCCACGGCTGGTAGTAGCGGTCGCCGTGGGGAACGTGCGGCGTCCGGCAGGAGCCGCAGTACCAGATCGGGATCTCCGTATGGTAGTAGCGCCGCCGCGAGATGGGCCAATCGATCGTGAGCGTGTCGATCCAGTCGAGGAGGATCTGCCGATGCTTGGCCGGATGGAACTGGATCGTCTGCGCGATGGCCCGCAGGGATTCCGCCTCGCTTGCCTGCTTCACGTACCACTCCTTGAGATTGATGATCTCGATTGGAGTCCGACTGCGCTCGCAGATCGGGACCTTCTGCTGCACCGGCTCCTCCTTCACGATGCGGCCCTCGGACCGGAGCAGCTCGAGCATGCGCTCGCGCGCCGCCTTGACGCGAAGGCCCGCGAGCGGACCTGCGCGCTCGGTCATCTTGCCGTCGGGACCAATGGCGTCCACGGGCGCAAGGCCGAACTTCCGGAAGTTGGCCACGTCCGCGAAGTCGCCGTAGCTGCAGATCATCATCGCGCCCGTGCCAAAGCCCGTCTCGACCGACGGGTCGGCCTTGATGGGAACCTTGCGACCGTACACCGGAAGCGTGGCCGTCGCCCCTGCGCGGACGAGCGCGGCGTACCGCTCGTCGTCCGGATGCACGAGGAGGAGCTGGCAGGCCGCGATGAGCTCCGGGCGCGTGGTCGCGATGACAAGGCCGTCTCCGGGAAGAGGGGCGTCGTGGTCCCATCGGACGTGCACGAGGCGGCTTTGCGCGTCCTCGCGGAGGACCTCGGCGTCGGCGATCGTGGTGCCGCAGTCGGGGCAGTAGTTGTTGGGCCGAAGGTCCTCCAGGATGGCGCCCTTGCGCCAGAGCTCGATGAACGCGCGCTGGCTTGCCGCCCGATATTCGGGGGAGTCCGTGGCGTAGGCGCCGCCGAAGTCGCAACTCATTCCGATGCGTTGGGCGATTGCGGCAAGCGACCGCGAGTTCTCCTCGATCTCCTTGCGGCAAAGGTCGAGGAACTCGGCCCGCGGCCACTCGCGCATGCGCTTCTTGTACTTCTTCTCCACGACAAGCTCGATGTTGATGCCGTTGCGATCGAGCCCCCAGGGGAACAGCACCCGTTCGCCCATCATCCGGCGGGAACGCGCGATGACGTCGATGAGCGCGTAGTGGGCGACGGCTCCGATGTGCCAACGGCCCGACGGGTAGGGGGGCGGGGTGTCGATCACAAAGAGCGGGCCGGTCTCGCGGCGGGCGCTCTCGAACGTGGGCTCGTAGGCGCGCCGGCGGTGCCGCTCGAAGGCCTTCTGCTCGAGCTCGACGGACCAGCTTTTCTCCGCAAGCTTGGGCTCGCCCATGCGATCGTTGGGAAACGTCCGCGCGAGTTAAAGGTTGCCCTAGCGCACGCGCCGCCAGCGCAGAGGCTTGGCCTTGGGATCGCGCTGCAGACCTTTCGCGCTTCGAGGTCGAGCTGCACGTTCTTCCCCCACCACGCGTATGTGGTTCCCGGGAACAGCTTCGTTCGCCTGGCGTGCGGCGCGATGCGGTCGAACATTTCTGCTTGGGTGATGCCGGGCGCAGCCTTGGGAACCACGCGCAGCACGATCTTCCTCATCGCCTCGTACTTTGCCTTGTCGACGCGGCCGGTGTAGCCGGGAGCGTTGGGAGTGCGAACGGTGACCTTCTCGCCGGGTGCCATGCTAGTGCCCGCCCTTCTCCTCGAGCCACTTCTCGGCGTCCATGGCGGCCATGCACCCGGCGCCGGCGGCGGTCACGGCCTGGCGGTAACGCGTGTCGCTCACGTCACCGGCGGCGAACACGCCCTCGACGCTCGTCCGCGTGTGGTTCCGGACGACCATGTACCCCTTGTCGTCGAGGTCGAGCTGTCCGCGGAAGACGTCCGTGTTGGGCTTGTGCCCGATGGCAAGGAAAAAGCCCTGACAGGGGAACGTTCGGGTTGCGCCGGTCTTGAGGTTCCTGAGCGCGACGCCTTCCACGCCCTTTTGCCCAAGGACGTCGACGACCTCCGAGTCCCACACGAACTGGATCTTCGGGTTCTTGAGCGCGCGCTCCTGCATGATCTTGCTTGCGCGCAGCGTGTCGCGACGGTGGACGACCGTCACGCGGCTTGCAAAGCGCGTGAGGAAGTTCGCCTCCTCCATGGCCGTGTCGCCCCCGCCCACGACGACGACTTCCTTTTCCTTGAAGAAGAACCCGTCGCAGGTCGCGCAGGCGGAGACGCCGTGGCCTCGCAGGCGCGTCTCGTTGGGAAGCCCGAGCCACTTGGCGGAAGCGCCCGTGGCGACGATGACGGAGCGCGCCTGGAACTGTTCTTCGTCGCACCACAGCTTGAAGGGGTGCGTCTTGAAATCGACCTTCGTGACGTTCTTCTCGACGACCCGCGTGCCGAAGCGCTCGGCCTGCTTGCGCCAGAGGTCCATGAGCTGGGGGCCGAGGATTCCTTCGGGAAAGCCGGGATAGTTCTCGACGTCGGTCGTGATCATGAGTTGGCCGCCGAACTCGATGCCGCCGAGGAGCAGCGGCTGCAGGTTGGCGCGGGCCGCGTAGATGGCCGCCGTGAGGCCGGCGGGGCCCGAGCCGATGATCGCGACGTCGTGGACCGTCATCGCGGACGGATGCCCGCTTCGGGGTAATGTCGTTTTGGGCACCTCGCGGGGTTGCTTCCGGTGGAACGCGACGGTCGGGCGTGTCAAATCGCGGGATCGCCCGCCCACCGCCCGGACAGGGGCGCCAGGGCCTCTGACGTTTTGCGGGGGTCCCTCCGCCTGCACCTCGATGGGACGGGGCGACCATGCCTGTTGCATGAGCGCGTCGACGGTCCTCCCGGCAAGCGGCCTTCCATTGGTCACGTTGGACGAGCCGCGCGCGATGGCGGCCGCCCGCGTGCTGGCGCGGGCGTTCCAAGAGGACCCCGTGATGCTCCACCTTCTCCCCGACCCGGCCGCCCGGGCCAAAGCGCTGCCGCACCTGTTCCGGCCCGTCGTGCGCTACGGCATGCGGCGCGGCCGCGTGCAGGCGGCAGCCGACGGGGGCGCGATCGCCGTTTGGGTCGACCCGACGGGCGTGCCCGTGCCTTTGTCGGCCATGCTTCGACTGGGGATGGCTGCGTGGCCCTTCCGGCTCGGCGGGGGGCCGTTCGTCCGCGCGATGCGCGTCATGGACGGCATGGATCGCGTGCACGGGCGCCACGCGGACGGCGCGCACGCGTACTTGTGGGCCATGGGCGTCGAGCCCCACCGGCAGGGGAAGGGTCTCGGAAGCGCGCTTCTGTCCGTCGGGCTCTCGGACCTGAACGCGCGCGGATTGCCCTGCTATCTCGAGACGTTCCAGCCGCGCAACGTCCCATTGTACGAGCGGTTCGGCTTCCGCGTTGTGGACGAGGTTGCCAACGTCGGCGGCGGCCCGCGCATGTGGTCCATGCGGCGCGAACCCCCGGGCCCCTCCGCACGGTAGGACGGGGCGGGCCGGCGCGCGACGAAGGTTCTTTGACGGGCGAGCGCGTGCGCCGTTTGTTGCGCGTCACCGACTGCCACGTCCACATCCAACCTCTCGACATGCTCCTTCCCGACGTCGCCCGTCGCTACGAGGCGGGCCGCTCGGACATTCCTTACGTGCGCGAGCTTGTCGCCGACCCGCGGAAGTTCCTCGCGCACATGGACCGGGAGGGTGTCTGGCGCTCGGCCCTTGTGAACTACCCCTCGCCCGATCTCATGGGTTTCACGGAGAAGGTGAACGACTTCGTCGCCGGCTACGCCAAGGCGGACCCGCAGCGCATCGTTCCGTTCGGAGGCGTCCATCCCCGCCTCGCGCGCGAGTCGCGCAAGGAGGCGCGCCGGTGCGTCGAGCTTGGGATCCGCGGCTTCAAGGTCCACCCGCCGCACATGGTCCTTGCCGCCAACGACTATCTTCCCGAGCGGCGCGCCGAGCACGGGCAGGCGCTGCGCGAGGTGTACGAGGTCGCGCAGGAGGCGGGCCTTCCCGTGATGATCCACACGGGCACGTCCGTCTTCCCGGGCGCGCGCAACCGCTTCGCCGACCCCATGCCCATCGACGACGTGGCCGTCGACTTCCCGCGCCTCACGATCCTCCTTGCCCACGGCGGCCGCCCCCTGTACATGGAAACGGCGTTCTTCCTGCTGCGGCGCCACCGGAACGTCCTGCTCGACGTCTCGAGCATCCCGCCGCGCTCGCTCCTCTCGTATTTCCCCCGTCTCGATGAGATCGGCGACCAGGTCCTGTTCGGCAGCGACTGGCCGGGCCCCGGCGTGCGGTCGATGGGCCAGAATCTTCGCGAGATTCTTGCGCTTCCCCTCTCGGAGGAGATCAAGCGCAAGATGGTGGAGACAAACGCGGATCGAGTTTTCGGCGGGCCCCGTTAACGTTCCATCCAAAACGCTTATCGGCGGACCGGGGACTGTGGCGGGCATGCGGGGGCACGTCGCGGCATGCTTGGCGCTGCTTCTCCTGCCCGGTTGGGCCGCCGCCCAGGGGCCGGGCGCGGATTGTCCCGGCGACGCACCCGTGTGCCGGACGACGACCGTCGTGACGGTGGACCCAGCCGACGTCACGATCGAGCCCCTCACCGGCCACGCCATCGTTCGCGTGGTCGTGCAATACACCTACCCCGTGCCCAACGGCGCGTTGTCGGCCACGCGCATCCGGCTGGAGCTCGACACGCCGGACTCGACGTTCGTGGCGACAGTTTCTCCCTCGACCCTTTTCGCGCGGGTCCAGAACGCGCCCGCCGGAGGATCGGCGACGATCACGGAGACCCTCGAGGCGGAGGCGTTCGTGGCGGCGACCGCGCAGGCGACTGCCTTCGTCCCGGCGAGCTTGCGGGTCCGCGCGGAAGCCGAGCGCAACGGTGGCCTTGGCAACTCCTCGGGCGAGGCCACCTTTGCCGCGCGCGCGGCGTTTCGGCCGGCGGCCGATCTTGCCCTGCCGCCGGAAGGCGTTTCCCTCCCGGCGGGCGGCAGCGCGAGCGTTTCGGCCGTTGTCACGAACTACGGCAACGCGCGGACGCGCTTCTCGTTGACATTGGAATCGTGGCCCGAGGGCTACGAGTTCACGCTCCCCGACGCGCCCATCGTCCTCGACGCGCCGGTCGGAGGCGGCGAGCCGGTCACGGCGGCCGTCGTGCGCGTGGAGATTCGCCGCGGCCTGCTAGCCGACCCCGGCAACGCGACCTTCCATCTCACGGGCGAGTACGCGGGCGATGCCGAGCCGACGAACGCGACGCGAGCGTTTTCCACGAGCGCCGAGGTCCGCTTGGGCGGCGAGCGACCGATTCCCGCGCCAGGGGCGGCGACGGCCCTCACGGTCCTTGCGATTCCCGCGCTCATGCGGGCCCGGCACGGCCTTGGAGGGTCCTTGGCTCGCCGGGGGGCTCGCTAGCCCACGAAGCGCCGCGTCCCGGGCTTGGCCGCGTACACGGGTCCCGAGAAAGCGGACGCCGCTTCCTTCTCGCTCAGCGAAAGGTCCTGGTAGTAAAGGACATGCGTGAGCGCGAGCGCTCGCGCCCCCGCCCGAAAGGCCGCCTCGCCGGCTTGGCGCGCGCTCATGTGGACCGCAAGCTGGCGCTCGCGAAAGCCTGGGTCGGGATGCGCCTCTTGCAGCGTGGCCTCCGCCACGAGGAGGTCCGCCTCGCGAGCAAGCCCATCCAGGTGGGGACCGGCGCGCGTGTCGCCCGTGTACGCCACGACGCGCCCCTCGGATTCCACGCGCCATCCGAGCGCGGGCACCCCATGCTCGACCGAAAACGCGCGCGCCCTGGCCGCGCCCAATGGCACGGTCGTGCCCGGCTCGACCTCCTGGCACGCGAGCATGCCCAGGTAGAGTTCGGGATTCTTGCTGAAGACGCGGATCCACGCCTCGAGCTTCTCGCGGGTTCCCGATGGAGCAAGCACTCGAAGCGGGCGCTCAAAACGCCTGCGCTGGAGGAGCAGCGGGTAGAGGTCGCCCAGATGATCGACGTGGGCGTGCGAGAGGAGGACCGCGTCGACCGCTTCGAGCGCCGTCTCGCTCGCAAGCCTCCCCAGCACGCCGTTGCCGCAGTCCAGGAGAAGTCGGACGTCCCCGGCG
It encodes:
- a CDS encoding valine--tRNA ligase, whose protein sequence is MGEPKLAEKSWSVELEQKAFERHRRRAYEPTFESARRETGPLFVIDTPPPYPSGRWHIGAVAHYALIDVIARSRRMMGERVLFPWGLDRNGINIELVVEKKYKKRMREWPRAEFLDLCRKEIEENSRSLAAIAQRIGMSCDFGGAYATDSPEYRAASQRAFIELWRKGAILEDLRPNNYCPDCGTTIADAEVLREDAQSRLVHVRWDHDAPLPGDGLVIATTRPELIAACQLLLVHPDDERYAALVRAGATATLPVYGRKVPIKADPSVETGFGTGAMMICSYGDFADVANFRKFGLAPVDAIGPDGKMTERAGPLAGLRVKAARERMLELLRSEGRIVKEEPVQQKVPICERSRTPIEIINLKEWYVKQASEAESLRAIAQTIQFHPAKHRQILLDWIDTLTIDWPISRRRYYHTEIPIWYCGSCRTPHVPHGDRYYQPWKEPAPPEIAEKGCRACGARGAGAFVGEEKVFDTWMDSSISNLYVTHWHNDPDFFARNFPTTLRPQGRDIVRTWLHYTALKSHLLFDRPAFSHAWITGLGMDEQGRKMSKSLGNVIDPDEILSQHGSDALRFWIASECTIGDDYRISRDRIQGAKKFLSKLYNVSRFVSSFEEAPRPERLAPWDAWILAELNRTIDEALAGYAAYDFFRAANGVRGFVWNLFAPHYLEMVKKRAY
- the trxB gene encoding thioredoxin-disulfide reductase; the encoded protein is MTVHDVAIIGSGPAGLTAAIYAARANLQPLLLGGIEFGGQLMITTDVENYPGFPEGILGPQLMDLWRKQAERFGTRVVEKNVTKVDFKTHPFKLWCDEEQFQARSVIVATGASAKWLGLPNETRLRGHGVSACATCDGFFFKEKEVVVVGGGDTAMEEANFLTRFASRVTVVHRRDTLRASKIMQERALKNPKIQFVWDSEVVDVLGQKGVEGVALRNLKTGATRTFPCQGFFLAIGHKPNTDVFRGQLDLDDKGYMVVRNHTRTSVEGVFAAGDVSDTRYRQAVTAAGAGCMAAMDAEKWLEEKGGH
- a CDS encoding GNAT family N-acetyltransferase — translated: MSASTVLPASGLPLVTLDEPRAMAAARVLARAFQEDPVMLHLLPDPAARAKALPHLFRPVVRYGMRRGRVQAAADGGAIAVWVDPTGVPVPLSAMLRLGMAAWPFRLGGGPFVRAMRVMDGMDRVHGRHADGAHAYLWAMGVEPHRQGKGLGSALLSVGLSDLNARGLPCYLETFQPRNVPLYERFGFRVVDEVANVGGGPRMWSMRREPPGPSAR
- a CDS encoding amidohydrolase family protein — encoded protein: MRVTDCHVHIQPLDMLLPDVARRYEAGRSDIPYVRELVADPRKFLAHMDREGVWRSALVNYPSPDLMGFTEKVNDFVAGYAKADPQRIVPFGGVHPRLARESRKEARRCVELGIRGFKVHPPHMVLAANDYLPERRAEHGQALREVYEVAQEAGLPVMIHTGTSVFPGARNRFADPMPIDDVAVDFPRLTILLAHGGRPLYMETAFFLLRRHRNVLLDVSSIPPRSLLSYFPRLDEIGDQVLFGSDWPGPGVRSMGQNLREILALPLSEEIKRKMVETNADRVFGGPR
- a CDS encoding MBL fold metallo-hydrolase — protein: MEIVHLGTGAGGVPRAGDAASGHLLRAGDVRLLLDCGNGVLGRLASETALEAVDAVLLSHAHVDHLGDLYPLLLQRRRFERPLRVLAPSGTREKLEAWIRVFSKNPELYLGMLACQEVEPGTTVPLGAARARAFSVEHGVPALGWRVESEGRVVAYTGDTRAGPHLDGLAREADLLVAEATLQEAHPDPGFRERQLAVHMSARQAGEAAFRAGARALALTHVLYYQDLSLSEKEAASAFSGPVYAAKPGTRRFVG